From the genome of Candidatus Electrothrix communis, one region includes:
- a CDS encoding cache domain-containing protein has protein sequence MLKLTAVVDRVREHIMIDGTGRLYKKEVIRIVFPSILTILLFVVTLFAVALPVFKHNLLAQKKALIAAEVQTVLSMLGHYEQLVNSGQLSLEVGQKLATDQIREIRYGFEGRGYFWINDTQPVMIMHPRFQRMEGKNLADLTDSQGRHLFQEFVVLAKEDNGGYAQYYWKWKKDPVRIIPKLAYVKLFKPWGWVIGTGIFFEEINDEIAHLTKGLLCISIVIVTITLFLSLYIVKNSLGEMKKRLVAEKELNLYKDELEELVEQRTEKLQEAMSQVKILSGFLPICASCKKIRDDKGYWSQIETYIRKYSEAEFSHGICPDCAAKLYPELYEEK, from the coding sequence GTGTTGAAGCTTACAGCGGTGGTTGACAGGGTACGCGAGCACATCATGATCGACGGGACTGGTCGGCTCTATAAAAAAGAGGTGATACGGATTGTTTTCCCCTCTATTCTGACCATTCTTCTCTTTGTGGTGACCCTTTTTGCTGTCGCCCTGCCGGTGTTTAAGCATAACCTCCTGGCTCAGAAAAAAGCATTGATTGCCGCTGAGGTTCAGACCGTTCTCAGTATGTTGGGACATTATGAACAACTGGTGAACTCCGGCCAGCTTTCCTTAGAGGTAGGGCAGAAGTTGGCAACAGACCAGATCCGAGAAATCCGCTATGGATTTGAAGGGAGAGGGTATTTTTGGATTAACGATACGCAGCCGGTCATGATCATGCATCCACGTTTTCAACGGATGGAGGGTAAGAATCTAGCGGATTTGACGGATTCACAAGGCCGACATCTTTTTCAGGAATTTGTTGTCCTGGCAAAAGAAGATAACGGCGGTTATGCTCAATATTATTGGAAATGGAAAAAAGATCCCGTGCGTATTATACCCAAACTTGCTTATGTGAAACTTTTTAAACCTTGGGGATGGGTTATCGGCACCGGCATTTTTTTTGAAGAAATCAACGATGAAATTGCTCATCTGACGAAGGGGTTACTCTGCATCTCGATCGTTATTGTTACGATCACTCTTTTTCTGTCTCTCTATATTGTTAAGAATTCTTTAGGTGAGATGAAAAAAAGGCTTGTCGCTGAAAAGGAACTCAATCTCTATAAGGATGAGTTGGAAGAACTTGTCGAGCAACGGACGGAAAAATTACAGGAAGCGATGTCCCAGGTGAAAATATTAAGCGGTTTCCTGCCGATATGTGCCTCCTGTAAAAAAATACGGGACGATAAGGGGTATTGGAGCCAGATTGAGACATATATACGAAAGTATTCCGAAGCGGAATTTAGCCACGGTATTTGCCCTGATTGCGCAGCAAAACTGTACCCAGAATTATACGAGGAAAAATAA
- a CDS encoding PEP/pyruvate-binding domain-containing protein codes for MTSPHIRLFSSLNKKDTAEVGGKGANLGELTGVDFPVPPGFVVTAQTYSNFFASLGLENKLNQLAKAQPKELEQYCAPIRETITSTELPSLPSQAILSAHEQLVQERGDDLLCAVRSSATTEDLQGASFAGQHGTYYYVDQSNLLHMIRSCWASLWNTEAVSYRLARGIEHGAAQMAVVVQEMIRAEVSGITFTVNPVSGAEEIITESSWGMGAAIVDGRVTPDRYILDRNTLQQRERRIARKRFMVSSSLRAGAESRLEEIPPDMQQQETLPPDHLNTVATWAIRAEEYFGSPQDLEWAIADNAFYLLQSRPITAIGLTEQTKDPVGQYVLGKPYIENLTEPLTPMTADLLSRALFPVVRLIDGRLYLDLRFLRPLLPLRLSDQKLASLLYDLRLDADLSFTQISLYKLLILLPVLCYSYLTLGSIFARTRNMPTNFMSDYRSLCHKTESNPNYGPAETLQRLWIMPHLLDPIGNAPMMANFSAARSVFFPSLLTMLLKHWWPDAPLDTIPLLCSGQHDVFSAEMGREIKKVAEEAARHQPVRNLLLHCPTEQVLDTIRGVPEGEKFLRLFDQFLAKHGHRAVRELELQSPRWEECPNQVISMIRNYLLADVDLRQPKKTPAQSRAALKAALRQQLAPLPLERLFRPRQRLLNFLLTQARYLIKLRENSRFYHILGFSFVRKKLLSIEREFLAKGILKCKNDIFFLQLDEVRSMLKGVLSWPDVENRLRQRRLEYARFSQKPPRKTVGIDLSENLQPHQQATEDSAVLRGKSASPGSYEGIARVILDPAVNTELQPGEILIAPYTDPAWTPLFLTAGAAVVEVGSYLSHAGTVAREYGLPCVVDVAECTKRIRSGVRLYVDGDQGIVHIHAERKTQIKISSKTGVAT; via the coding sequence ATGACCAGCCCCCACATTCGCCTCTTTTCTTCTCTCAATAAAAAGGATACCGCCGAGGTCGGCGGAAAAGGGGCCAATCTAGGCGAACTGACCGGGGTAGACTTTCCCGTTCCTCCCGGTTTTGTTGTCACCGCGCAGACATATAGCAATTTCTTTGCATCCCTTGGTCTGGAAAACAAACTGAATCAACTTGCCAAAGCCCAACCCAAAGAGCTGGAACAATACTGCGCCCCGATCCGCGAGACGATAACCTCGACTGAGCTGCCTTCCCTCCCTTCCCAGGCCATTCTGAGCGCTCATGAGCAGCTTGTCCAGGAAAGAGGGGATGACCTTCTCTGCGCCGTGCGCAGTTCCGCAACCACAGAAGATCTCCAGGGTGCCAGTTTTGCCGGGCAACACGGGACCTATTATTATGTTGACCAAAGTAACCTGCTCCACATGATCCGCTCATGCTGGGCCTCACTCTGGAATACCGAGGCGGTCAGCTATCGCCTTGCCCGTGGGATTGAGCATGGTGCCGCGCAGATGGCTGTGGTGGTACAAGAAATGATCCGGGCTGAGGTTTCAGGCATCACCTTTACGGTCAACCCGGTTTCCGGTGCAGAGGAAATCATCACCGAGTCCTCCTGGGGCATGGGGGCCGCCATTGTTGACGGCAGAGTGACACCGGATCGCTACATCCTGGACCGCAACACCCTGCAACAACGCGAACGCCGAATCGCCCGCAAGCGTTTTATGGTTTCCTCCTCCCTCCGGGCCGGTGCCGAATCCCGGCTGGAAGAAATTCCCCCGGATATGCAGCAGCAGGAAACGTTGCCGCCCGATCACCTCAACACCGTAGCAACCTGGGCCATCCGGGCAGAAGAGTATTTCGGCTCGCCCCAGGATCTGGAATGGGCCATTGCTGATAATGCCTTCTACCTGCTCCAGTCCCGCCCCATCACCGCCATAGGCCTCACCGAACAAACAAAAGACCCTGTGGGGCAGTATGTCCTGGGCAAACCCTATATCGAAAATCTGACCGAACCGCTTACTCCGATGACGGCGGATCTGCTCTCTCGAGCGCTCTTTCCCGTGGTCCGTCTCATCGACGGACGGCTCTACCTTGACCTCAGATTCCTGCGTCCTCTGCTTCCGTTGAGGCTTTCCGATCAGAAATTAGCCAGCCTCCTCTATGATCTACGCCTTGATGCTGATCTGTCGTTTACGCAAATCTCCTTGTATAAACTCCTTATTCTCCTTCCAGTATTATGCTACAGCTACCTCACTCTTGGCAGCATCTTCGCCCGCACTCGTAACATGCCAACAAATTTCATGTCTGATTACAGGTCCTTATGCCACAAGACAGAAAGCAACCCAAACTACGGTCCAGCCGAAACCCTGCAACGCCTATGGATCATGCCTCACTTACTTGATCCAATTGGCAATGCCCCCATGATGGCAAATTTTTCAGCGGCCCGCAGCGTATTTTTTCCCAGCCTCTTAACAATGCTTCTCAAGCATTGGTGGCCTGATGCCCCTCTGGATACGATACCGCTCCTTTGCTCCGGCCAGCACGACGTATTTTCCGCAGAAATGGGACGTGAAATCAAGAAAGTTGCAGAGGAAGCAGCTCGCCACCAACCTGTACGGAATCTGCTTCTGCACTGCCCGACAGAACAGGTGTTGGATACAATCAGAGGGGTACCGGAGGGGGAAAAATTTCTCCGCCTCTTTGACCAATTTTTAGCAAAACACGGGCACCGGGCCGTGCGAGAACTTGAGCTGCAATCTCCTCGCTGGGAGGAATGTCCGAATCAAGTCATCAGCATGATACGTAATTATCTCCTCGCGGACGTGGATCTGAGGCAACCCAAAAAAACACCTGCGCAGAGTCGGGCCGCGCTGAAGGCCGCGCTGCGCCAGCAGCTTGCCCCCCTCCCCCTGGAACGCCTTTTCCGTCCACGCCAACGTCTTCTCAATTTCCTTCTTACCCAGGCAAGATATCTGATAAAACTCAGGGAGAATTCCCGATTTTATCATATTTTGGGTTTCTCTTTTGTTCGCAAAAAGTTGCTCAGCATTGAACGCGAATTCCTGGCCAAAGGTATCCTAAAATGCAAAAATGATATTTTCTTTCTCCAGCTAGACGAGGTCAGAAGCATGCTGAAAGGGGTGCTAAGCTGGCCTGATGTTGAAAACCGGCTCCGCCAGCGACGACTTGAATACGCCCGTTTTTCTCAAAAACCCCCTCGGAAAACCGTAGGGATCGACCTGTCGGAGAATCTTCAGCCGCATCAACAGGCCACTGAAGACAGCGCAGTCCTTCGCGGCAAATCCGCCTCTCCGGGATCTTACGAGGGAATCGCCCGAGTCATCCTAGACCCTGCCGTTAATACGGAATTACAGCCCGGAGAAATCCTGATCGCCCCGTACACGGACCCAGCCTGGACCCCGCTCTTTCTCACCGCAGGGGCAGCGGTGGTGGAAGTGGGGAGTTACCTCTCCCATGCCGGAACCGTAGCCAGAGAATACGGACTTCCCTGTGTGGTGGATGTCGCGGAATGCACAAAGCGGATTCGGAGCGGTGTTCGACTTTATGTTGACGGCGATCAAGGAATTGTGCACATTCATGCTGAGCGAAAAACGCAAATTAAAATATCTTCAAAAACGGGGGTGGCAACATGA